The segment CGATCGCGACGGCGACTCCGAACGCGAGGGCGATCGCGAACCGGCCGAGGAGCCGCGTGGTCGACGACTGGACGAGCGAGAAGTCCTGGGTGGCGATGACCGTGTCGCCCGTGGTCAGCCGGGTCCCCTCCACGAGGACCTGCTTCCCGTTCTGCCGGACCCGGGCGGAGAGGGACCCGCTGGCCTGCACCTGGTCGACGGCGGAGCGCGGCACTCCCGCGCCGCCCGCGGGGGTCGTCGTGCCGTCGGCGTGGAGGAGGACGATCCGGATGCCCCGGGCACGGGCCTGGTCGAGGTTGCGGACGAGCTCGGCGCGGTCCCGCGCGGGGGCGTCGGCCACCAGGAGCGTCGTCGACCGGAGGGTGTCCCGGGACTGCTGGAGGGCGACCTGGCGGACGAGCTGGTACGCGACTCCTGCGGTCGCGAGCGCGGCGAGCAGGGCGACGCTGACGGTCGCGACGACGATGCGGAAGGCGAGCGTCGGACGACGACGACCGTCGCCGTCGGGGGAGGGCGCCGCGCCGCTCACGAGGCGACCGGTCGGTCCACGGCGTAGCCGACGCCGCGGATGGTCCGCAGGTGGAGCGCCTCCCCGAACTTCGCGCGGAGCTGCGCGACGTGCACGTCGACGGTGCGGCTGCCGCGGTAGTCGGCGAGTCCCCAGACGGCGGAGAGGAGCTGGTTGCGCCCGAAGACCTGGCCCGGGCTCGCCATCAGGAACGCGAGGAGGTCGAACTCGGTCGCCGTCAGCTCCAGGTGGCGTCCCCCTTCGGCGACGGTCCGGGAGCGCGGATCGAGCACGATCGTGCCGAGGGTCAGGGCTCCGCTCCGGACCCCCACCTGGCTGCGACGCACCAGCGCCTTCACGCGGGACGCGAGCTCGCGGGCCGAGAACGGCTTCGTGACATAGTCGTCGGCGCCGAGCTCGAAGCCGAGGATCCG is part of the Frondihabitans sp. 762G35 genome and harbors:
- a CDS encoding response regulator transcription factor produces the protein MSDSRGLIVVVEDEAAIADIERIYLADAGFGVHLARDGESGLDAIRSLRPVAAVVDIGLPGLDGVELCRRLRAEDDWTPVVFVTARDSEIDRILGFELGADDYVTKPFSARELASRVKALVRRSQVGVRSGALTLGTIVLDPRSRTVAEGGRHLELTATEFDLLAFLMASPGQVFGRNQLLSAVWGLADYRGSRTVDVHVAQLRAKFGEALHLRTIRGVGYAVDRPVAS